One genomic segment of SAR324 cluster bacterium includes these proteins:
- a CDS encoding dihydrodipicolinate synthase family protein translates to MKPPHTFYGCISALMTPCDESGIPNFDALVRKGQELMEEGMSSVLYCGSMGDWPLLSEEHRRHGVNTLIDAGLPVIVGTGAQNTQNAVAHAVHAKASGARGLMIIPRVLSRGTSPTAQRAHLAAVLEAGVDLPSVIYNSPYYGFETKAELFFDLRKDYPHLVGFKEFGGAKALSYAAEHITSGEKVLELLVGVDTQVCHGVLRCGAIGLITGVGNVLPQPVLKLFALCQMALSGDCQAKNYAYELEDALKTLSTFDEGPDLVLYYKYLLFLKGDADYQHHLNAFDKLSPSQKDFAASQLTLFERWWDRWPGKQHPAG, encoded by the coding sequence ATGAAGCCACCACACACGTTTTATGGTTGTATTTCAGCCCTGATGACTCCCTGTGATGAATCTGGCATCCCCAATTTTGATGCGCTAGTCCGCAAAGGCCAGGAGCTGATGGAAGAAGGAATGAGTTCAGTGTTGTACTGTGGATCAATGGGCGACTGGCCGTTACTTTCTGAGGAGCATCGTCGCCACGGAGTGAATACCCTGATCGATGCTGGTCTTCCAGTCATTGTGGGAACCGGTGCTCAAAATACTCAGAATGCAGTTGCTCATGCTGTCCATGCAAAGGCTAGTGGAGCAAGAGGGTTGATGATCATTCCCAGGGTACTCTCCAGGGGCACCTCACCCACAGCTCAAAGAGCACATCTGGCTGCGGTTTTGGAAGCTGGGGTTGACCTTCCATCTGTTATTTACAACAGCCCATACTATGGATTTGAAACGAAAGCAGAGTTGTTTTTTGATTTACGGAAAGATTACCCGCATCTTGTTGGATTCAAGGAATTTGGAGGTGCCAAGGCGCTGAGTTACGCTGCAGAACACATCACCAGCGGTGAGAAAGTGTTGGAACTACTGGTTGGGGTCGATACCCAAGTTTGCCACGGAGTACTTCGATGTGGCGCCATTGGATTGATTACTGGGGTTGGCAACGTCCTGCCACAACCTGTGCTGAAGTTGTTTGCACTCTGCCAAATGGCTCTCAGCGGAGATTGCCAAGCAAAAAACTATGCTTATGAACTCGAAGACGCCCTAAAAACGCTATCCACTTTTGATGAAGGCCCAGACCTTGTCCTCTATTACAAATACCTGTTGTTTCTCAAGGGAGATGCTGACTATCAACACCATCTCAATGCCTTTGATAAATTGAGCCCAAGCCAGAAAGATTTTGCGGCGAGCCAGTTGACTTTGTTTGAACGATGGTGGGATAGATGGCCAGGAAAACAGCATCCTGCGGGATAG
- a CDS encoding S9 family peptidase, producing the protein MAKAPYGSWKSPISTDLIVAGSIGLSSPQALQNGRCWIESRPQEGGRSVLVKQDPDGKVSDITPAPFNIRTRVHEYGGGASLIHGDSIYFSNFSDQQLYHQGWEDLAPTQLTHAEGYRFANGCVDTRRNRMIYVVEDHNVSGEPQNLIGTVDLETGELMILVKVHDFYSSPVISPDGSRMAFMTWDHPNMPWDESTIWVTELDEAGMPREMIPVAGGKQVEQKISVQQPQFSATGELFYISDESGYWNLYREQSGQSVCPREAEFGGPHWVFGMHHYEFLDSGKIICCYSEKNLDQLALLNPETGELEDLDLPYTSIRNLSLSDNRLLTVASSPTLFPEIIEIELSTETIQTIKTSTDLELDQAYLSVPQTIEFPTVGNAVSHGFYYPPTNQDLQGLDGETPPLIVMLHGGPTSATHAVLSFKMQYWTTRGFGVLDLNYRGSTGYGRAYQDELIRQWGIIDVEDAVAGAEYLVRQQKADPLRLAIRGGSAGGYTTLAALTFADTFKAGASLYGISDLEILAQETHKFESRYLDQLIGDYPEEKGVYQARSPINHLDQLSSPCIFFHGLEDQVVPPNQAEMMVEALRTKGIPVAYVPFEKEQHGFRIAENIKRCLELELYFYARIFGFQPADPIEPIVIDNLEE; encoded by the coding sequence ATGGCCAAAGCTCCTTACGGTTCCTGGAAGTCACCAATCAGCACGGACTTGATCGTTGCTGGTTCCATTGGCTTGTCCTCCCCTCAAGCCCTACAAAATGGTCGCTGCTGGATTGAGTCCCGGCCCCAGGAAGGAGGTCGGTCGGTACTGGTCAAACAGGATCCAGACGGCAAGGTCAGTGACATCACACCAGCTCCTTTCAACATCAGAACCCGGGTTCATGAGTATGGAGGAGGAGCCTCGCTGATTCATGGAGACAGCATCTATTTCTCTAATTTTTCAGATCAGCAGCTGTATCACCAGGGATGGGAAGATCTGGCTCCGACTCAACTCACACATGCTGAGGGCTATCGTTTTGCGAATGGCTGTGTTGATACTCGGCGGAACCGCATGATCTATGTGGTTGAAGACCACAACGTCTCTGGGGAACCCCAAAACCTGATCGGCACAGTTGATCTGGAAACAGGTGAGCTGATGATTCTTGTCAAGGTGCACGATTTTTATAGCTCCCCAGTGATCAGTCCGGATGGATCAAGGATGGCGTTCATGACTTGGGATCACCCTAATATGCCCTGGGACGAATCGACAATCTGGGTTACTGAACTGGACGAAGCTGGCATGCCCAGAGAAATGATTCCGGTGGCGGGTGGAAAGCAAGTAGAGCAGAAAATCTCTGTCCAACAACCGCAGTTTTCAGCAACTGGGGAGCTCTTTTACATCTCTGATGAGAGTGGTTACTGGAACCTGTATCGGGAGCAGTCCGGACAGAGCGTATGTCCAAGAGAAGCTGAATTTGGTGGTCCTCACTGGGTGTTTGGGATGCACCATTACGAGTTTCTCGATTCAGGCAAAATCATCTGTTGCTACAGCGAGAAGAATCTTGATCAACTGGCCTTGCTGAATCCAGAGACAGGTGAGCTGGAAGATCTGGATCTCCCGTATACCTCCATCAGGAATCTTTCTCTTTCTGATAACAGACTCCTGACAGTGGCATCTTCACCAACGCTTTTTCCAGAAATTATCGAAATCGAGCTCTCCACGGAAACGATACAAACCATCAAGACTTCGACAGATTTGGAGTTGGATCAGGCCTACCTCTCTGTCCCACAAACGATTGAGTTCCCTACTGTGGGAAATGCAGTTTCCCACGGGTTTTACTACCCTCCGACAAACCAAGATTTGCAGGGCCTGGATGGAGAAACTCCTCCACTGATCGTGATGCTACATGGTGGTCCCACCAGCGCTACCCACGCAGTGCTGAGCTTCAAGATGCAGTACTGGACAACGCGTGGATTTGGAGTGCTCGACCTGAATTATCGGGGATCTACAGGATACGGAAGAGCCTACCAGGATGAGTTGATCCGTCAGTGGGGGATCATCGACGTGGAGGACGCTGTCGCTGGGGCGGAGTACTTGGTGCGTCAGCAAAAAGCAGATCCACTGCGCCTGGCCATCCGGGGAGGCAGTGCCGGAGGCTACACCACACTGGCTGCCTTGACCTTTGCAGACACTTTCAAAGCAGGAGCGAGCCTCTATGGCATTAGTGACTTGGAAATTCTAGCCCAGGAAACTCACAAATTCGAATCGCGCTACCTGGATCAACTAATCGGCGATTACCCCGAAGAGAAAGGAGTCTACCAGGCTCGTTCACCGATCAATCATTTAGATCAACTTTCGAGCCCCTGCATTTTCTTCCATGGACTGGAGGATCAAGTGGTACCCCCCAACCAGGCAGAGATGATGGTCGAAGCACTGCGGACGAAGGGGATCCCTGTGGCGTATGTGCCCTTTGAAAAAGAGCAGCATGGCTTCCGCATCGCAGAGAACATCAAGCGTTGCCTGGAGCTTGAGCTGTATTTCTATGCTCGCATTTTTGGTTTCCAACCGGCGGATCCGATTGAACCGATTGTGATTGACAACCTAGAGGAATGA